One Streptomyces dangxiongensis genomic window, TCATCGAGACCACCATGACCACGCACAGCGAGAGGATGGCGGCGAGCTGGAACCGGGGGGCGCCGAAGTGGAACGGGGTCGGGAAGCCGAGCACGTGGGCATCGGCGACGGGGCCGAAGTCGGTGACGCCGAAGGGGATGGCGATGAGGGTGCCGGCGACCAGGCCGAGCAGGACGGCGATCTGCTTGACGAAGCCGCGGGTGAAGCGGCGCAGCAGCAGGACGATGGCCAGGGTGATGCCGGCGAGGGTGAGGTAGGTGGTCGAACCGTAGTCGTGTGCCTGGGGGTCGGGTCCCTGGGCCCAGCCGAACGCGACCGGCAGCAGGGATACGCCGATCAGGGTGATGACGGATCCGGTGACGACCGGCGGGAAGAAGCGGACGGCCCTGCAGAAGACGGGGGCGGCGAGGAAGCCGAGCAGGCCGGCGACGATGACCGCGCCGAAGATGAGCGGCAGGGCGTCCGACTTGTCCTTGGTGGAGGCGACGACCGCGGTCATGGGGGCGACACCGGCGAAGGTGACGCCGTTGACGAAGGGCAGCCGGGCGCCGATCTTCCCGATGCCCAGCGTCTGGAGGATGGTGGCGAGGCCCGCGGTGAACAGGCAGGCGCCGGTGAGAAAGGTCAGGTCGGTGGCGGAGAGGCCGATGGCCGCGCCGACGATCAGGGGTGGGGCGACGACTCCGGCGTACATGGCGGCCACGTGCTGCAGGCCGCTGGTCGCCATTTTGAGGGCGGGGAGTTTCTCGTCAACAGGATGGGCGGCCACGGCTGCTCCTCCGGGCGGGTAACACGTCGTCACAGACGCGGGTTTCATGGAGGTGGTGCGTGTGGTCGTGCGGGACCGTGACGGGGGTGGGGCGTGAGTGGTGAGCGGTGCGCTGGTGACCGCTCCGGGGCGCGCGCGTCCGCACGCACCCCGGAGACGGTCGGCCGTGGATCCCGCTCGGATCCACGGCTCCGGCCGGAAGCCGTCCCCTCCGGCCGGAGTTTCGTGGCGGGCCGGCCGTGCGACGGCCGGTCCGGGTTCGTGGTGGTCAGCCCTGCGCGGCGATCCGGGCCAGGCGCCGGGCCTCCTCGCGGGTGGAGGCGGCGATGGTGTCCTCGTCGGCGGTGAGCAGACGGCCGTTCTC contains:
- a CDS encoding nucleobase:cation symporter-2 family protein, which encodes MAAHPVDEKLPALKMATSGLQHVAAMYAGVVAPPLIVGAAIGLSATDLTFLTGACLFTAGLATILQTLGIGKIGARLPFVNGVTFAGVAPMTAVVASTKDKSDALPLIFGAVIVAGLLGFLAAPVFCRAVRFFPPVVTGSVITLIGVSLLPVAFGWAQGPDPQAHDYGSTTYLTLAGITLAIVLLLRRFTRGFVKQIAVLLGLVAGTLIAIPFGVTDFGPVADAHVLGFPTPFHFGAPRFQLAAILSLCVVMVVSMTESTADMLALGEIVERPADEKTIAAGLRADTLGSALSPLFNGFMCSAFAQNIGLVAMTRIRSRYVVATGGGFLVLMGLCPMAASLIAVVPRPVLGGAGVVLFGSVAASGIQTLVRAGLEKDNNVLIVAVSLAVGIIPITAPGFYHAFPETARIVLDSGISTGCVTAVVLNLLFNHLGRGHEAQDVTHPMEAGEEIAAAH